The genome window GAAATTTCATTTCTAGTGTTGTTTATAACAAACTAATAACATGATGCACCTCTATTGTTACAGGCCGATATCGGATGTTTCTAGCGATCTCACAATCGACGTAGGCGCAACAAGTTTCGCACTTCATAAGGTACGCGAAAATGGATCTGATCTCTAAACTTCTAATCCGGATTTATcataaaattttatttaaaaaaagttaaacaatTCTACAACTTTTCTACAGTTCCCTCTAGTTTCTAAAAGTGGAAGAATCCGAAAGATGCTAATGGAAGCGAAAGACTCAAAAACGCTACGCCTAAATCTTCAAAATCTTCCAGGAGGATCCGAATCATTCGAGCTCGCTGCAAAGTTTTGTTACGGGCTGAACATAGAGATCAATCTAACGAACGTTGCAAAGCTTCGATGCACATCACATTTCCTTGAAATGACTGAAGAATTTGCGGATAAAAATCTTGAATTTCGTACAGAAACATTCTTGAAAGAAAGTGTGCTTCCTAACATAACGAATTCGATCTCGGTTTTACAGCATTGTGAAAGTTTGTTACCGGTTTCTGAAGAGATAAACTTGGTTGGAAGAATTATTACAGCCATAGCTAATAATGCTTGTAAAGAGCAGTTAACTTGTGGGCTGTCAAAGTTGGAAAGTAACTATCATTTGAAACCAGTTTCGCAACCAGAATCCGAAAACTGGTGGGGGAAATCGTTAACGGTGCTCAGCCTGGAGTTCTTCCAGCGTGTTTTGACCGCGGTGAAGACGAAGGGGTTAAAACAGGATATGATTGCGAGAATTTTGATGAATTATGCTCATAATTCGCTTCAGGGTTTGtttttgagagatccacagttTGCAAAAGGAAACTTTTCagatctagaggcacagaagaaACATAGGATGATTGTTGAAGTGATTGTTGGTTTGTTACCAACTCAATCTAGAAAAAGTACTGTTCCCATGGCGTTTTTGTCGAGCTTGTTGAAGTCGTCGATAATGGCGTCTACATCAACCGCGTGTAGGTCGGATTTAGAGAGACGAATTGGGTTGCAACTCGATCAGGCGATACTTGAAGACATACTAATTCCGGCCACTTCTCATGGCAACACTCATAGTCAACTCTATGACACTGATTCTATTTTCAGGATCTTTTCGATTTTCTTGAATCTGGatgaagatgacgatgatgataaTATGATGAGAGATGAAGGCGAAATGGTTTATGATTTCGACACTCCTTCGTCCCCAAAACAGAGCTCAATAGTGAAAGTTTCAAAGCTACTTGATTGTTTTCTAGCAGAAATCGCGATAGATCCAAATTTACCGGCTTCTAAGTTCATTGCCCTTGCGGAATTGCTCCCAGATCATGCTAGATTGGTGAATGACGGGTTATATCGAGCCGTAGACATCTTTTTGAAGGTAAACAATGTGTTTTTATGGTATAAGGACCTTGAAACTATACACAGATGGATAACTGTGAGTAAACTGGCACTGGCAGTGCCAGTTTACTCGCAACAATCCATCTGTTTTCTTTATGTTATGATAGATTTTGTGGTCAAATGACAGGTTCACCCGAATCTAAAGGACTCAGAGCGTTATCGGTTGTGTAAAACAATCGACTGCCAAAAACTAAGTCAAGAAGCATGCAGCCATGCGGCTCAGAACGAGCGTCTCCCAGTACAAATGGCGGTTCAGGTGCTCTACTTTGAGCAAATCAGGCTTCGAAACGCCATGAATGGTGGTCACAATCACCTCTTTTTCGGATCACTGAACGCCCAATTCCCACAACGCTCTAGTAGCGGTGCAGGAAGTGGGTGTATATCTCCTAGAGACAATTACGCGTCCGTTAGAAGAGAAAACCGGGAACTAAAGCTAGAAGTAACCCGAATGAGAATGCGCCTTACGGACCTTGAAAAAGATCATGTTTCGATGAAGCAAGAACTTGTGAAGTCGCATCCCGCGAACAAGTTGTTTAAATCATTGACAAAGAAATTGGGGAAACTTAATACCTTGTTTAAGTTTAAAGATGTTAGAGGCATTGGAAGCAGGCCAAATTCTGAAAGTCGGTTCTTGTTTCAAAAAAGAAGACGTAACTCCATTGCTTGATTGATTTTACCCTTTGCAATTTCTATTTGCACTAGTGTGATTTGTGAATATGAAAGTGTGTATAGTGGTGGTAGTGATTATTGCTTGTTGTGAGTTctttttgtgttaaaaatattaaaGATTTGTTTAGAATAATTTATAGACTTTGGATTCAAATTTCACACGAGTGTAATGTCTTTTGAATTAGAACTATATCAATAGTATAAAAGGAAAACAAAAGTTATTTAACTTCAAATATTTCAAGAATGTTTAATACTATTGTTTTGTCAAAAAAGTTATTTAAAGCCAACATTCTTaattaaatgccattttagtccttgtagTTTGGGCTATTTTGCCAATTTATtacaaaggtttcatttttcacacgtgagtctaaaaaggtttcaccgttgccattttagtccaccggGTTAATTTCATCAATCTTTTTTGTTAACgggaagggcaattcggtcattttatatgtcattctgttaactagaagggtaattcggccatataaaatgaccgaattgcccttcttgttaacagaaaaaaatgaatgaagttaacccaatggactcaaatggcaacggtgaaaactttttggacccatagacgaaaaatgaaatatttagactaaactgccaaaatgaTCCAAATCACAGAAACTAAAATGACATTTGACTCTTTTTGATAGGCTTGCAATGCGTAGATCCATTCTTTCTTGAAATTCCAAGCATGTGATTTAAACGTGCAGAAtttaggccatccgtagtcataacgcccctttgtgggcgttatgcgacacgtggcgCGCCACGTCAGCGTGTGGGCGTTATGGGGCCTTATGCATttaagcccgtagtcataaagtcCCCGCCTAATCATTACCCAATTAATTAATAAACCCTTAaactatacatatatatgtatatatatatgtccGTGTGAGTGGAGAGAAAAGAAACAACAAGCATGGCGCCGTGATAAACATCGCGCTTTCAAATTTTTTTTGGGCATAGCGCCCCGCGTATTGGTGTTCGCGGCGTCATGACGGCGCTATGAGGGGTTATACCGCCCCACTACGTATGCTCTAATGGTAAGACTATATGGTATGGGTTGGGGTTCCCTCCATCCAACAAGAAAAACCACTAATAGCGCCCCTTATTTCCCAAACTCCACTGGTTACTCATGAGCACAATAACGAGTGGAAACGAGGAGGAAGACTGGTGGGCCCATGTAATTTTAATTTGAAATGTTGTGTTAATTTTTTTGACttggtattttattttttaattagtttaaatGTTATAAAAAAATGGTTGAGTAATGTTCGGGAGCCTTATTCAGTGTTATTGGAAGGAGATAATGGAATTTCCTGTTAACGTGGTGCAAATCCCATGCAATAAAGCCCCTAACACTTCCATTCCATATCATATAGCCTAAATGTCAATATCTCATTTGCCATGTGTCACAAGTATAAAggggtgggggtggtcactagtgatagaattctatcactcacaagcacccaatcaagttctgccatgtcatcaaccatttttccatcactcacaacctttttagtgacattggtcatcactcacaacacccacaataaaccctcacaccccctcacatGTTCCATCACTAAAATCCCATAACGCGTTGAAAAGATCACGGACTCTTGCCTATCACGCGTTGAAGTTTTGGTGGCGGTGGATGTTTTGATTTTTCCATGCGTTGTTGGAGCATATCACGGTGGAATAACTGACCGCCCCCACCTCTCTAAGGTCATGGGGTGTACTCTAACATCTAGAGTATTAACAATGACATGACATGTTAACTAACATTGCAAACCACCCTCTCTTTGTGGTAAAGTGCATTAAATAAgttttgcttttgctttgctttGGGTCTTCAAAAAGATTGAGCCGCCCTTTGTAATTCGATACTAGAAAACCGAGTAttactaagaccatgtgtagtggtgagaGAAGATAATGCCTCTTCCTTGGGCATGATCCGTCATGTGGCGGTACAGTCAGCAATGTGACATTATGAGACATTTGTTTAATATGGGTGTAGTGGTATAATTCAAAAAGATTGAGCCGCCCTTTGTAATTCAATACTAGAAAACCGAGTATTACTAAGACCATGTGTATTAGACTGAATATTAATACAACTGGCCCTAATTGTATTACCTTAATTAGATTAGGTCTAGAATATCTATATATATCTTGTCCTACATTGTATCATTCACACAATTACAATTACAATCAATATACAATTGATACCAATctttatggtatcagagctaggaaaACCCTAGTCTCTCTATAGCCGACATCATCACAGCCTCTGCTGTGATTTTCGATCAGCCCCTGTTCTTTCTGTTCTTTATCGAAACAAACAGAATGTCTTTGATTGAGCCCTTCTCATCTGCTGATAAAACCACACACAACTCCCACAAGTTCGGGTTTACTTTCACCCCGACCAACTATGGCTATTGGAAGGCCATGATCTAGCCGTTTCTCACTACAAACAGGTTGTTTGGTTATGTCAATGGCACAATACTTTGTCCAGAACCCCTGATACAGCCACCTGCTGCCACTGGAAAGGAGACAACTGCAGCAGCCTCTACTCCTAACCCTAGTTACACGGCTTGGATTTCCAACGATGCACACGTTCGTATGCTGCTGATGTCAACTATTTCTGAAGCATCTTTCCAACACATACAAGGTACAACATTTCGTGATCTCTGGCTTGCTCTTGAACGCGCTACTGCGTCACGAGAATTTACCCTCAAAACTCAGCTGATGAAGATACAAATGAAGGGCGATGAAACTTATGGTGCATATCTTGCCACTACTAGAAAATACACTCTTCTTGACACGCGAACAATGACACGAGCATATTTTATGACATTCGAATACGTATGTCAAGAAACAAATGTCATGgtttacaaaatttaataaatctaTGACATTCTTTTTTGTGTGTCATATTTTTAGCGTCATAAAAACACAAGATTCATCTTGACATGCAAACAATGACACACACTCACTTTATGACATTCGAAAGTGCCTGTCAAGaaaaaaaatgtcatggttttGCAAAATTCAATATATTTATGACACACTTTTTTGCATGTCATCCTTTTAGCGTCATAAAAAACAAGATCTTTCTTGATACACGAATAATGACACACGCATATTTTATGACATTTAAATGcgtgtcaagaaaaaaaaatgTCATGATtgtacaaaatttaataaatttataaaactattTTTGTGTGTAATGTTTTTAGCGTcataaaaaaacattacataaacataaGGGTTAATTTCCTATAGCAGTTATTATTTATGTAATATGGACATCATGGTTAATTTCCAATAGCAAATCATGGGAAAAAACTTGAAAACTGTTAAAGAGAAAAAATTGTACGGACTTATGAAAAGTGATATATATatctaatatattaattaaaaattatattaaCAATCACTAGTAGATAAATGATCAAAAGATGCtatggtattttcaaaagatccGGTTCTCCTTTATAAACCGTATCTTATGTTTGTTTAGAAAAAAGTATAAGCCAAAAGATGAGGTTCTTATGTAACCGCATCTTATGGGTGTTTTGAAAAAAAGGGTAGgtgcacggtacccctgacctCGGAGGGGATCCCCCTTCCCAAGCTAGCTTACCGGATCGCTACCTGGCGGTGAAATTACCCAGCCGAAGCTGGGCACCAGTGTCCCTCAGACTCGAACCCGGGTTTGAGCGCCGGGCCAAAGCCCTCATCGGGATGAAGATTGCCAACTGCGATGCAGGGCGACTTCATCTTATGGGTGttttgaaaagccaaaaagatgcGGTTCTAGGACCGCATCTCTTGATATAACCAttttattgttgatttttttatatttatttggttATTTTGTTATGGGTATATAATTAATTTGTGgataatatatatgtatgtgtgatatgagtttgtatatatattttattttattaatacaaAAATATGAATGTTTATGTTTTTATGAATATTTATCTGTAtgatatgtgtgtgtatataatatgtatgtatgtatgatcgATTTAAATGTATGTGCGTGTGAATGGatgatatgtgtatatatatatttagttatgATATATTTATATGTATTGATATgaatttgtatatatattttattttattaatatataaatatgaATGTTTATGTTTTTATGAATATTTATCTGTAtgatatgtgtgtgtatataataTGTATGTATGATCGATTTAAATGTATGTGCGTGTGAATGGatgatatgtgtatatatatatatatatatatatatatttagttatgATGTATTTATATGTATTCATATACACAGGATTCGCCCTGAGGGTCGATTCCTTAACCATTGAATGCGAAGGACACGtatcttgtgcggaatccaagtacGTGTGTAGATTGAACACAAATATGTAATTAAACTATGATTTCTATTGATTGTAGAACGTTACAAAACCACGAAATCAAActgacagagtttcccctctaAGTCAGCAAAGTTACCAAATGAACAAGACTCaacaactatatataggcatATTGGGTTCGTACAAGGCTAATTACGAATGGGCTCGGTTCATACGAACCAACTCCCTTCGTACGAACCGGCAAGTTAAGAACGGACAATACTATCTACTAACCCACATGTGTTGGTTCATACGAACCTGCTATGTTCCCTTCGTACTAACATGCAGTCCTTGTATAATCaccttttaatatatattaaataaataaattttagcCACACATTGTTAAACCTAAAGCGTGTAAACAAGAGGAGCTGTTCGTGAGTTACTCGAGACCAACTCGTCGAAATCTCAAATGGGGTCTGGAGTAAATGAGTATGAGCTCGAGCTTATATCAAGGCTCAATTAATAACGTGCCTTGGCTCGAGTTTCACATACCGAGCTTGAGTCGGCTTGTAAGCCTACATGAGCTTTTGATTTATATattgttatttaatatattagatatatatttatataataattataattatatacaaaattatgttcaaataataaataaaatatattatatctTATATAAACATTATAActatacaaaaatacaaaaatagttaAATAATAAATGAGCTGGGACCGAGCTAGATAAATTACTTACGCGCCAAGCTCGAGCGTTAAAAATAAAACTCCAAACGAGCCAAGCTCGAACATCAGGGAGGAAAATAAGTATTTTTAAACGATTGGGATAAAACTGTTAAAACGGCCAAATCCCAGagagcaaaacggaagttaacTCTAATTTATATAATTAATCTTTTTATCTTTCcccaattttttgttttttaaattggGCTCCATCCCAAAAATGTTTTCCCTCTACCtctttttaaaattttgtttacCTCCATTCGACGTCTCCAGTATCACCCACTAAATTTTTGAACTTTTGGCACTTCCCACTAAACAATTCTACCCCTTTTGTACGTATCTCCATCTTTGAAGAACATGAAGTCATGAATGTCGGAACTCTCTGAGGATGAAGACTGAACATCATCATCGACGCCCCAATTTCCACCGTCTTCACCGTCTCCGCCGTCTCTGTCGTCCCCTCCGCCACAAACCCCCTCAACCCTCTGTCGTATGTAACGACCGATTGATTATCAACTGCTCATACAACAACAAAATTGATTATCATTGTCTAGGGTTTTCATTCTTGGATCGCCTATTATTGCAACTGTTAATTCGTTGGTACTCTCTCAACTTCTGTTTTGATTATTCTCGTAACTTTGGGTTTTCGGTGCTGCAAATCTGGCTTAAATTCTGTTGAATTTACGGTGCATTtggttgttattatgtgtgcctCATGTTGATTATTGTGTATTCTGATGGAGACAACTCCCATCACAAGTTAATGTATTATCATCAACAACGCAATGTTCAGTTCAATTATGGTGAATTAACTGTAAGTTGGTTTAAATCTAGATTAGTTTAGCAGCTAAACTCAATTCGAAAAACCAACTTAAAAAAAGTAATATATAGTAGCACATATGTGTTGTTAACGAAATGAGCATTCTGAATATTTGTGAATTTGTTGGTTTGTCAGTCATGCCTGCAATTTCAAGGCAGAACCTGTGCCTACCCTTTAAGTTTTGGTAGCACATATGTGTTATTAATCGGATTCTGATTTCATTTAATTTCCTATTGGAAATTTTTGTTAGAAAAAAGGAACGATTTTTGTGGGATCAGTCAAGATAGCAACATCATCTCCCAAAATTAGAAGATCTGTCCAGCTCATTGACAACCTAGCGTCCAACCAAGACTTTAGTTATTTCCTTCTTTACGGTCTTGTATCATCTTATAAATTCATGTTCTTTATTCCAATGAAAACACAATAAAAATACAATCAATACAATCAATTCTCTTATTCTCTTTTCTCTGTTACTAGtcaatatggtatcagagcagtgtttCTGATTCCTGAAACAATTTGCTCATCATCTACAGTCTATCTGAAAGAAATCCCAAACTCAAACCAAAATCAAAACTCCCAAAAACCTCAAACCAAAATCAAACAAACCTGTTCAGTCAAACCACCGCAAAACCAAGCCCGCAACAAAGACCTTCCGTTGCTACCCAAACCGAAAACCACTGCTGCCGTGAATCGCAGTCGCGATTCCGTCACCGCCATTCATCTTCAGCCGCCACGATTAGGGTTGAGTTGCAGGTGTCTTCTCCtggtgaagaagaaaagaaagacgACGCATTCATCTTCTCGTTTTCCGGCGATTGCAGGTTCTCTCCGGCGATTACAGGTTCCGGTgaccatttgttttttttttcgtgAGTGGAGAGATGTGGTGAATAGCTTTGAAGGTGATTGTTATTATTGACAAAAGGCTGATTGGAATATAGgtctttaaataaaaaaaaataataaaaaaagaggAATGTGCTCACGTGTGttttttgtctaaagaaaaaaaaGGAGGAGAAAATCTTTTTTGGTGGGGATAAGGATTTAAAAGGAGGTCGGGGAGCAAGTGTAGAAACTGAAAAAAGAAAATGGGAAATAAATCTTGGATTTTCGATTGTGGGGCAACCGACACCATGACATATGAAATTTCTGATTTGGTGTCAACATCCAAACCGGGAAAAACTCATATTCAAACTGCGAATGGAGAGGTTATGCGTGCAGAAGGAGGAGGAACAATTGAAATCTCTCCAACATTAAAACTCTCAAATTGCCTTTATGTTCCATCATTGTCACACAAATTACTATCAATTAGTCATGTGACAAAAGAACTAAATTGTATAGTGCTAATGCATCCCACCTTTTGTATCTTACAGGATATCAGGACGGGGACGATTATTGGACGTGGCACTGAGCGTCAGGGGTTGTACTATGTGGATGAGGTGGCTCAACAAGGTACTGTGATGCTGGCTCATGGAACTACAAACCGGGAAGCATGGTTATGGCATAGGCGTCTCGGACATCCATCTTCTGGGTATCTACATCTTTTATTCCCTAAACTCTTTTCTCCTCGTGATAAAATAAATTGTGAAACTTGTTTTCTTGCTAAAAGCCATCGACAACCTTTCAAGCCAAATAATACAAGAGTTAATGTGCCTTTCTCATTAATTCATTCTGATGTATGGGGTCCGTCCCCTATTACGGGGGGGCAAGGCTTTCGTTATTTCTTGCTATTCATAGATGATTGTACCCGTATGACGTGGGTTTATTTCTTGAAACACAagtctgaagtttttgaaaaatttactATATTCCATACTATGATTCACACTCAATTTCAAAAAGAAATTCAAATTCTTCGATCCGACAATGGGGGGGAATTCGTTAATGCATCCATAAAACAGTTTTGCCAAACCAAAGGGATAATTCACCAAACCACCTGTCCACATACTCCTGAACAAAATGGAGTCGCCGAACGCAAAAACCGTATAATTCTTGAGATGACTCGGGCCTTCCTAATCGAATCCAAAGTCCCTAAATTTTTTTGGCCCGAAGCAGTCGCTTCTTCTGTATACCTCATAAATCAACTTCCTACAAAAATTCTTGAACTAAAAACCCCCATACAAGCCCTAGAAAAATTTGCCAAGATCCCTCCTCCTCTTACTCTTGAACCACGAATTTTTGGCTGCTCAGCCTTTGTTCACATACCCAAAACCAATCGAACAAAACTTGACCCGTGTGCCGAGAAATGTGTGTTTGTGGGCTAtggagttaatcaaaaaggttaTCGTTGTTATAACCCAAAAACACGCCACACACATACTACTATGAACCTTGACTTTCTTGAAACAGAATACTTCTATAATACCCAACCCAATGGTCAGGGGGAGAACGAACACATAGACACACTGGGTTGGCTGACTCGATTCCCATCGTCTGAGGAAGTCATAACCAGAGAAGATCACAGTACCAAAGGAGAATCACCGCCTGACACAAACACACAACCAACTGAGCACAGTGTCACTGAAGAAAATCCCTCCAACCTGATGCCCGAGGTAAGTAATAATGAAATTCCCGAAAATTCTGATGTTTCCCCTAATCATTATGAATGTGAGCACACAGAACAGGAGCAAGCTGAGCAAAGTTCTCCTACTTTCCCTAATCATGGTGATGGTGAACACATAGAACCGGTGACAACAGCAGAGCACATTGAACCAAGAGAAGCACCAGAACGGTATGTGTTGCCACCAAGGGCAAATAGGGGAGTTCCTCCCAAGCGATATTCCCCAGAGAAGGAATCTCGAAACTCAAATTATCCAGTAGCCAACATAGCCAGGGGGAGCCTGTCTCAGGAAGCTAAAGCGTTTGTTTCCTCATTATATTCTGAACATACTCCAACCAATGTAAAACAAGCCTTAGAATCTGAGAACTGGAAAAAAGCAATGAGAACAGAAATGGAGGCCTTGATGAAAAATGATACATGGGAAAAGTGTACTCTTCCTTCAGGAAAGAAACCCGTGGGATGTCGCTGGGTTTTTACAGTGAAGTACAAGTCAGATGGAACCATTGAGAGGTACAAAGCCCGACTGGTAGCTAAAGGATATACTCAAACATACGGGATCGACTACTTGGAAACCTTCTCACCAGTGGCCAAAATTAACACTATCAGAGTCCTCTTCTCAATAGCTGCAAACAAAAATTGGCCACTTCATCAGTTTGACGTAAAGAACGCTTTTCTGCATGGAGAATTAACAGAAGAAGTTTACATGGAAGCTCCTCCTGGTTTTGCAACAGATTTCAAGACAGGTGAAGTATGTCGGTTAAAAAAATCCCTTTATGGTCTAAAGCAATCTCCTCGAGCGTGGTTTGGTAGATTTACACTCGCAATGAAAGGATATGGATTCAAACAAAGCAACTCGGACCACACTTTGTTCATCAAACAAAGAGGAAGACTTGTGACATGTCTAattgtatatgttgatgatatgatcATTACGGGGAATGACAAGGAAGAGATGATAAAATTAAAAGAGAGCCTGTTCCGAGAATTCGAAATGAAAGACTTGGGAAGACTTAAGTATTTTCTTGGAATTGAAGTACTAAGGTCCAAACGAGGAATCTTTATTTGCCAGAAAAAATATATCCTAGATATGCTAGCCGAAACGGGAATGATCGATTGCAAACCAGCAGATACACCAATGATGGTGAATCATAAACTTCAAATGGAGGAAGGAGCAAAACTAGTCGAAAAAGAGAGGTATCAACGGCTAGTAGGAAAGCTGATATATCTGTCACACACACGACCTGACATAGCTTATGCAGTAAGTGTTGTTAGCCAGTTTATGCACCAGCCTCAAATAGCACACATGGGAGCAGTATGTagaatcatgagatatctcaaaggTACAATTGGCCATGGAGTCCTCTTTAAATCAAACGGACATCTGAAAATTCAAGGGTACACTGATGCAGACTGGGCTGGAGATAAAGGGGATCGAAGATCAACATCAGGGTACTTCACCCTAGTCGGAGGAAATCTAGTTACCTGGAGAAGCAAGAAGCAAAAGGTGGTTGCTTTATCCAGTGCAGAAGCTGAATTTCGAGGAATAGCACGAGGCTTGACAGAAATACTATGGATACGGAAGCTTCTGACTGAAGTCGGTTTTCCTCCGACAGAACCAACTAGAATCATGTGTGACAACAAAGCAGCTATTCAAATCTCAGAAAATCCGGTTCAGCATGATCGTACAAAGCATGTAGAAGTAGATAGACACTTCATTAAAGAAAAGCTAGAATCAGGGATACTTGAACTACCTTTTGTGCGGTCTGAAGATCAATTAGCAGATATCCTAACAAAGGCGGTTAATGAGAGGATATTCAGCAAATGCCTAAACAAGTTAAGTATTGGAGAtcccactactcaacttgagggggagtgttagaaAAAAGGAACGATTTTTGTGGGATCAGTCAAGATAGCAACATCATCTCCCAAAATTAGAAGATCTGTCCAGCTCATTGACAACCTAGCGTCCAACCAAGACTTTAGTTATTTCCTTCTTTACGGTCTTGTATCATCTTATAAATTCATGTTCTTTATTCCAATGAAAACACAATAAAAATACAATCAATACAATCAATTCTCTTATTCTCTTTTCTCTGTTACTAGTCAATAATTTTCATTGTTTGTACTAAGCATTATTAGGTTATGTATGAATGATAGTTCAGTTTTGACTTCTGTGATGGAATTGAGTCTTATGAGCATCAGATAATTGTTCTAGTGAGCAGAGGAGGTATAGCTTCCTTATCTTTTACAGTTTTACTGAAATCTTTCCTTTAATTTGGTTTTATTCAAAGATTCTTGAGGTTCATGTCAATTTATTTTACTGTGTGGAGTTTTCTGTGTTTTGCTTTAGTTAAAGCAAattaaatgtttttataaaagatATACTTTGGTAGTTTAGCTGGTGTTTCttaagactagtgggtatggagagcctcatccaCAAGGGGATGGGCCGCCATGTCAGCGCCACGTAGGCTCGGCTtagaggggatggacctagggggtgggggatgaaccccttgatatatatatgt of Helianthus annuus cultivar XRQ/B chromosome 1, HanXRQr2.0-SUNRISE, whole genome shotgun sequence contains these proteins:
- the LOC110942677 gene encoding BTB/POZ domain-containing protein At1g03010 isoform X1, which encodes MFSSFLLHEVLDSVAQSQRNFVIATVDSYHLGKLHMCPRFMPISDVSSDLTIDVGATSFALHKFPLVSKSGRIRKMLMEAKDSKTLRLNLQNLPGGSESFELAAKFCYGLNIEINLTNVAKLRCTSHFLEMTEEFADKNLEFRTETFLKESVLPNITNSISVLQHCESLLPVSEEINLVGRIITAIANNACKEQLTCGLSKLESNYHLKPVSQPESENWWGKSLTVLSLEFFQRVLTAVKTKGLKQDMIARILMNYAHNSLQGLFLRDPQFAKGNFSDLEAQKKHRMIVEVIVGLLPTQSRKSTVPMAFLSSLLKSSIMASTSTACRSDLERRIGLQLDQAILEDILIPATSHGNTHSQLYDTDSIFRIFSIFLNLDEDDDDDNMMRDEGEMVYDFDTPSSPKQSSIVKVSKLLDCFLAEIAIDPNLPASKFIALAELLPDHARLVNDGLYRAVDIFLKVHPNLKDSERYRLCKTIDCQKLSQEACSHAAQNERLPVQMAVQVLYFEQIRLRNAMNGGHNHLFFGSLNAQFPQRSSSGAGSGCISPRDNYASVRRENRELKLEVTRMRMRLTDLEKDHVSMKQELVKSHPANKLFKSLTKKLGKLNTLFKFKDVRGIGSRPNSESRFLFQKRRRNSIA
- the LOC110942677 gene encoding BTB/POZ domain-containing protein At1g03010 isoform X2, producing the protein MGVVTMSELKPSISGKRSFRPSSSTRHVTEWPISDVSSDLTIDVGATSFALHKFPLVSKSGRIRKMLMEAKDSKTLRLNLQNLPGGSESFELAAKFCYGLNIEINLTNVAKLRCTSHFLEMTEEFADKNLEFRTETFLKESVLPNITNSISVLQHCESLLPVSEEINLVGRIITAIANNACKEQLTCGLSKLESNYHLKPVSQPESENWWGKSLTVLSLEFFQRVLTAVKTKGLKQDMIARILMNYAHNSLQGLFLRDPQFAKGNFSDLEAQKKHRMIVEVIVGLLPTQSRKSTVPMAFLSSLLKSSIMASTSTACRSDLERRIGLQLDQAILEDILIPATSHGNTHSQLYDTDSIFRIFSIFLNLDEDDDDDNMMRDEGEMVYDFDTPSSPKQSSIVKVSKLLDCFLAEIAIDPNLPASKFIALAELLPDHARLVNDGLYRAVDIFLKVHPNLKDSERYRLCKTIDCQKLSQEACSHAAQNERLPVQMAVQVLYFEQIRLRNAMNGGHNHLFFGSLNAQFPQRSSSGAGSGCISPRDNYASVRRENRELKLEVTRMRMRLTDLEKDHVSMKQELVKSHPANKLFKSLTKKLGKLNTLFKFKDVRGIGSRPNSESRFLFQKRRRNSIA